The Strix uralensis isolate ZFMK-TIS-50842 chromosome 13, bStrUra1, whole genome shotgun sequence genome window below encodes:
- the TSC22D3 gene encoding TSC22 domain family protein 3 isoform X1 gives MSTGMYQSPMEVAVYQLHNFSISFFSSLLGGDVVSVKLDNSASGASVVAIDNKIEQAMDLVKNHLMYAVREEVEVLKEQIKELLEKNSQLERENSLLKTLASPEQLEKFQSRLPAEVLCPEEQSPGAAAPAQHSGGSAV, from the exons ATGAGCACTGGCATGTACCAGTCCCCCATGGAGGTGGCTGTCTACCAGCTCCACAACTTCTCcatctcttttttctcctccctgctcGGGGGGGACGTGGTCTCCGTGAAGCTCGATAACAG CGCCTCCGGAGCCAGCGTGGTGGCCATCGACAACAAGATCGAGCAGGCAATG GATCTTGTGAAAAATCACCTGATGTATGCAGTGCGGGAGGAGGTGGAGGTCCTGAAAGAGCAAATCAAAGAACTGTTGGAGAAAAACTCCCAGCTGGAGCGTGAAAACAGCCTCCTGAAGACCCTTGCCAGCCCTGAGCAGCTGGAGAAGTTCCAGTCCCGGCTCCCCGCGGAGGTCCTGTGCCCGGAGGAGCAGAGCCCCGgggcagctgccccagcccagcactcAGGGGGCTCTGCGGTGTAA
- the TSC22D3 gene encoding TSC22 domain family protein 3 isoform X2 — protein sequence MSSSPVEECRSPVGLDCCSCCLDLANRSGLEEGAGGENNNLGSPTVSSFRQLQEQLVRKNLNTDKLSSIMRQDSLEPVVRDPCYLFNQGICNRNIDQTLLSILLLFHSASGASVVAIDNKIEQAMDLVKNHLMYAVREEVEVLKEQIKELLEKNSQLERENSLLKTLASPEQLEKFQSRLPAEVLCPEEQSPGAAAPAQHSGGSAV from the exons ATGTCCTCGTCGCCCGTGGAGGAGTGCCGGTCGCCCGTGGGGCTGGACTGCTGTAGCTGCTGCCTGGACTTGGCCAACCGGAGCGGGCtggaggagggggccgggggtGAGAACAACAACCTGGGCAGCCCCACCGTCAGCAGCTTCcggcagctgcaggagcagctggtCCGCAAGAACCTCAACACCGACAAGCTGAGCTCCATCATGCGCCAGGACTCGCTGGAGCCCGTCGTGCGGGACCCCTGCTACCTCTTCAACCAGGGCATCTGCAACAGGAACATCGACCAGACCctgctctccatcctcctgctcttCCACAG CGCCTCCGGAGCCAGCGTGGTGGCCATCGACAACAAGATCGAGCAGGCAATG GATCTTGTGAAAAATCACCTGATGTATGCAGTGCGGGAGGAGGTGGAGGTCCTGAAAGAGCAAATCAAAGAACTGTTGGAGAAAAACTCCCAGCTGGAGCGTGAAAACAGCCTCCTGAAGACCCTTGCCAGCCCTGAGCAGCTGGAGAAGTTCCAGTCCCGGCTCCCCGCGGAGGTCCTGTGCCCGGAGGAGCAGAGCCCCGgggcagctgccccagcccagcactcAGGGGGCTCTGCGGTGTAA